DNA from Algisphaera agarilytica:
TGACCACACGAATCGCGAACGACTTGGAACGCAGCTCCAACTCATCAGGCGTCATGCCAGCCTCCGGAAAATCGCTAAATCACTAAATCACGAAATCATCAAATGTGAAGCTCAATAATCGGGCTCGAACGTCTCACGCCGGAACTCTTTTGCGGCACCCGTGAGTTTCTTGACGTACTTCTCGGGCATCTGATCGTCCCTCACGTAATGCATGGTGTAGGTCTTGCCCGCTTCGAGCTTGGCGTGAAGGATGACCTCGGCCGAGCCGAACTGCATCTCGCTGATGTCCTTGCTTTGAAAGCCACCTTTGCGGAAAGGAATCTGTTGACCGGTGGCGTCGTCGATCACGACGAAGTGGCGCTCAGCCCAGAGTGCCCAGTTGGGGGTTGCGCTTTGGGGGCTGATGGTTTCTTCGGGACCGTCGGTGAAGTTCATCATTGTGGTGACAATCACCTGCAAATCGCATTCGTTGTTTGAATCCGGTGCGCCGATGGCGTATCCCACGAGCTCCCCCTGGTCGGCGTTGAGCATCTTCATGCCGTAGAACATCCCGCCTAGCGCAATAATCAACATGCCACCCCAAACCACTGCCTTCGCCATCGCTAAACCCTTTCACGGAAATTAAGAATCGTCTTGCCCGGCCAACGATCGGCCCGGTCGCTATCGTATCACTGAAACTACGCAAAACCGCTCGCCGAACTGCACATGACTGAAAATAATCCCTCGGAACACCCCGCTGAACCCGCCGCGCCCGAGGCGGTGCCGGACAGCCTCCTGGACCTGCTGGTCTGTCCCTTGACCCGTTCGCCGCTCCGTAAAGAGGGCGACTGGCTGGTGGCGACCAGCCCGATCGATACGGGGCTGCGTTACCCGATCCGCAACGGCATCCCGGTGCTGCTGGCCGACGAAGCGACCCTGCCCGACGGCGTTGCGAGTTTGGAAGAGTTCAAGACGCGGTACGCCGACGCGATCCCCGGCTGAGCGACCATGACGACAAGCATCGATCAGTTCTGCGACCTGCACATGCACTCGACCGCCTCGGATGGCACCGATGCGCCCGAGGCGTTGCCGCGTCTGTGCAAAGCCGCGGGGCTGTCGGGATTTGCATTGACCGACCACGACACCACCGCGGGCGTCGCCGCCTGTGCCGCGGCGGCGAAGAAACTCAAGATCACCTTCGTCCCCGGCATCGAGCTGTCGGCCAACCCCGATCTCGATGAGACCGGGCAGCCCGTCGGCTCGCTTCACCTTCTGGGCCACCACATCGACCCGGACCACGAACACCTCGCGGAGATCAGCAAACGCCTCGGGCGGGCGCGGGCCGAGCGCAACCCGATGATCATCGAGAAGCTCAACGGCCTGGGCGTGAGTATCACCTACGACGAGGTGATCGAGTTGGCCGAGGCGGGTGCGTCGCAGGAGGGCGCTGCGGCGTCGGCCCCGGCGATCGTCGGCCGACCGCATATCGGGCAGGTGCTAGTCAACAAGGGCTACGTGAAATCGATCCACGAGGCGTTTGCCCGCTACATCGGCAGCAACGGCGCGGCCTACGCCCGGAGGGACCTGCTCAGTGCGGCGGAAGCGATCGAGGCGATCCACGCCGCGGGCGGGCTGGTGACCCTGGCCCACCCCGTGCACTTGGAAGCAGCGGATGCGGAAGAGCTAGAACACACGGTGGCGCGTTTGGTGGACCTGGGGCTTGATGGGATCGAGACCCGGCACAGCGACCACACGCCCGGGGATGTGAAACGCTTCGAGCGGTTGGCCGAGCGTTTTCGGTTGCTGACCACGGGCGGCAGCGACTACCACGGCTCGAGGAAGTCGATCGCGCTGGGCAGCCAGAAGGTGCCGATGGCGGTTTGCGATCGCCTGACGCAGGCTGTGCGGGGATAAGCGCCGGAAATCTACAAGAATCGCTGAGAAACCTCATCGGGTTTGGAGAGTCGCGCCCTATGATGAGAGTGGGTGGTGTGGTTCCGAGGTTCTCTCGGTGGTGGTTAGCGGGCACTTGGCGAAAGGGAAGCAACATGGTGGATCGACTCGGGCCGATTATGTCGTATTTGCGTAAGCAGACGGATACTCCGCGGCGTCCGACGCCCTGTGGCGGGCACGACACGGAGCTCCCGTTTTTCACGGTCAGCCGGCAGGCGGGCGCGGGCGGTGAGCCGTTGGCTCATCGCTTGGCGGAACGTCTGAACCTGTTTGATCTCAGTGATCGGCCGTGGTCGACGTTTGACCGCGAGTTGGTCGAGCGGGTCGCGTCTGACCACAACCTGTCTGCGGAACTGATCGACACGATCGGCATGGGCGGACGCAACTGGTTGGAGGACATGTTCGAGACCATGACCACCCGGCCGTTGATGCGGCCCGGCGAGCTGGAGCTGTACCGCTCGGTGGCCGAGACGGTGATGGCGCTCGCCGAAGCGGGGCGGGTGGTGTTGGTCGGTCAGGGCGCTGCGTTCATCACCCAGCAGCGCACCGGCGGGATCCACGTGCGTCTGGTCGCGCCGCTGTCGCACCGCATCGAGACGACCGCGTGGGCGCGTCAGCTCACGCGTCGTGAAGCGCTGGAATACATCCGCCGGACCGAGCGTCGGCGGGAAGCGTTCTTCCGCCGGTTCTGGCCGGACCAGAGCCTGACCGCCGAATCGTTCACGGTGACCTTCAACACGGCTCACAGCACGACCGATCAGCAGGTCGACGCACTGATTGCGATGTTGCCGCAGTACGCGCCGCAGCGCATCCTCGACACGGTGGAACTGCACGAGTCGCGGTAAGCGAAAACCGCAGTTTCAACATGAAGTAACGTTTAGCGGGCGGCACGAAGTGCACCGCGCGTGTCGTTTCAGAATCGATCGGACGCGGGACGCTGCGCGTCACCCGCTAAACACGAGTGGGCGCAATGTGAACTCAGCCGCGCCACGCGGTCCAGTATCCCTGCATTCGTTTGAGGAACGCGGGGGTTGTCTCGACGAAGAGCTGCTGCCGGAGGCGGGCGGTGTCTTGGCCGTACTGGGCGAGGGTCTCATCGATCCGGGCGAGTAGCGCTTCGTGCTGTTCCGTAGCGGGACGCAGGGCGGCGAGCTGGGCTTGTTTGCGGGCGTTGCGCTCGAGTGCTCGCAGCGCTTTGCGGTAGGGTTCGAGCAGCACGGGGCAGGCGCGTTCAAAGCTCTGGAGCTGTAGGGCCAGGCGGTCCAGGGCATCAGCGGTGTCTGCGGCGGGGCCGTTGGTCTGCACGAGTTTGGCCGCGCGCTGATATGACAAGCGCAGGCCGGGGGTCAGGAGTTCGAACCCGCCGTCGGGCAGGTGCCAGTAGCGGGCCCGCATGCGCAGTTCCGCGAGGTCGGCGACGAGGCGAAGCTGCTTGGGGTCGGGGCCCTGCTTCTTGCGCTTGCGCGGCTTGGCCTCGGCGGTGTCGGCGATGAGTTGTTCCCGCAACGCCTGGACGTCGAGCTTGGGGTCTTGGTTGGCGACGTCGGCGAGCGTGTCGAGCCGGAGGTCGGCGACGGGGGAGAGCTGTTTGAGGCAACGCACGACCTGCCGGTGCTCGCGGTTGAACACTTCGCCGCCGAGAGGTCGCCGGAACTGGTGCAGCAGGGCTTGGAGGCGTTGCAGTTCGCGGCGGGCGGCGGCGGGGTCGGCCGAGCCGTTGCCGGTGAGCGATTCGATCGCCGCGTCGAGCTGGCGCGTGGCGCCGCGGCGGACGGCTTTAACGATCGGGTCGGTGCGTTTAATCAAAAGCGGCGGCATGGCCCCAGCTTAGCGAACCGCAGATATGAGGGGTGTGAAAAACCCGCTTACTGGAACGGGATATCGATCGCGAAGCTGACGCTGCGTTCTTCGTCGAAGTCTTCGGACACGAGCGGGATGGCGAAGTCGATGGCGAACGGGGCCTGGCTGAGGAAGGCGACGTTGAGGCGGATGCCCGCGCCGACGCTGACCCGCCACTGGTCGAGGTTGATGTCGTTGTCCGAGGTCAGGGTGCCCTGGTCGGTGAAGACCACGCCGCGGAGGTATTGGTCGGCGATGGGGAATTCGTACTGCAGTCCGGTGAGCAGGAGGAACTCGCCGCCGACCGCGTCTTCGCCGAGGGTCAGGGTGTCGGCCCGGATGCCGCGTGGGCCCATGCCCCGGTTCTCGAAGCCGCGGAAGGTCGAGTGGCCGCCGGCGTAGAAACGTTCGAACAGCGGGGCTTCGCCTTCGTCGAAGATGTACCCGCCGTCGATGCGGAACCGCAGCACGCTCTTGCGGTCCAGAAAGTCCTGGGCGACGGTCCAGAACTTGTCGTAGGACACGTTGGCCTTGGTGAAGTTGAAGTCGCCCCCCAGGGCACCGACTTGTTCCACGGTCAGCGTGGTGCGGCTGCCGACCGAGGGGGTCAGGGCGCTGTCGGTGGTGCTGCGGCGGATGCGGAGGCTGGCGCCGGTGACGAGGTTGGTGCCCTCGACCGCGAACACATCCAGAGCGCCTTCGTCTTCGATGTCGGTGATGCGGACGTTCTCGGCCCGGAGGCGGACGGAGGCGGACCAGATGTCGCCGAAGCGTTTGCCCAGGCCGATCCGGCCGCCGCTGCGTCGCTCGTCGAAGTCGCGGTCGCGGTCGCTGTCGGAGAAGAAGGCCTCGGTGTCGAAGAAGTAGTTGGTGTCGTAGAAGAACGGGTCGCTGAGGCCGATGGAGTACCGGCTGTTGTCGCTGCCGGGCTGGAGCGTGAGGTTGAACGTCTGGCCGCCGCCGCGGAAGGCGCGGTTGGCCAGGAAGTCGTCGAGCGACTCGGGCACGTCGGTGATGTCGAAGTTGCGTTGGGTGATGTCGATCGCGCCCAGCAGGCCGTCGTCGGAGCTGATGGTGGCGCCGAAGGAGATCGAGCCGGTGTTGCGTTCGTTGACTTCGACCAGGACGTCGCGTTGGTCGTCGGTGGGGTCGCCCAGCACGGTGACCACGGCGTTGCTGAACAGCGGGGTTTCATTCAATCGGCGTCGGGTGTCGTTGAGGCCTTGGCGGTCGAAGGGCCGGCCGGGTGTGATGCCGCGGAGCTCGCGGAGGATCACCTTGGTGCGGGTCAGGGTGTTGCCCCGCACGGTGACCTTGCCCACGGTGCTGGGCGTGCCCTCGTCGATGGTGACCAGCAGGTCGACGGTGTTGGTTTCGGGGTTGAATTGGCGGTCGATGCCCGAGGCGCGGGCGTCGTTGGTGTTGCGGCGGACCAGGCGGGTGTTGAGGTAGCCGAGCTTGCCGTAGAGGTTGGTGATGTTCGTGGCCGAGCGTTCGAGCTGCTGGCTGGAGTAGATCTCGCCGGGCTGCAGCTCCATGTGCCGGACGATCTGCTCGGCGGAGAACAGGAGCGGTTGCCCGCGGTGCCCCTCGACGCGGACCTCGCCGACGGTCCAGCGGGGGCCTTCGGTCACGAGGAACGTCACGATCGCGTCGCGCTGGTTGTCGCTCACGGTGATCTGCCGGTCGACCTCGGCCTCGAGGTAGCCGCGCTGTTGGTAGTAATCACGGAGGCGGGCGGCGTCGAGCTTGAGCTCTTCGCGGTTGACCACGTGCTTCTCGCCGAACACGGGGAACCAGGTGCTGGCGCTGATCTGCTTGCGCAGCTCGTCGTTGCTGAGGATCTGGTTGCCCTCGAACCGGATCTGCCGGATGCGGATGCGTGGGCCTTCACGCACGATGAAGATCAGCCGGCGGTCGTTGTCCAACGCGTCCTGGTCGATCGACACGTCGGTGACGAAGTAGCCTTCCGTCTCATACGCCGCGAGGATCGCACGCTTGGCCCGGTCGATGATGAACGGGTCGATCGCGTCCCCCGCACGGAGCTGGACCAGCGGGAGCAGTTCGGTGACTGCCAGCGCTCGCGCGCCGCGGATTTCGACGCTGGTGAGGATGGGCAGCTCGTCGAGGTCGAAGATCAGGTTGATGCCGCCGTCGTCCAGGGACTCGGCCCGAGCGGTCACGAGGCTGAAGAAGCCCAGGTTGGTGATGCGCACCACGTCCTGCTCGACCGTGAACTTGTTGTAGGGCTGGCCCACCTGCGAGCGGAGCTGGTTCTCGACGAAGCGTGACTCGATCTGCTCCAGACCATCCAGCGTGATGCTGCGGATGGGCCGGCCGTCGAATTCCAGGCCCTGCGCGAATGCGGGGGAAGCGACCAGCACCATCAGCGTGACGCATAGGCCAAGCAGGGCGGTGAGCCGGAGTTTGAGGGGTGCCCCCGGCGATCGGAGGACGCGGCCTGGGCGATCTTGCCTCTCTCTCCCGCAGGTCGCCGCATTGGCGCACCGCCCGCGTGGCGATCGGGCGTGCTGGGATCGCGGGATGGGGGTCAAGCGGGGCTCTCCAGATCGTCGAGGCGGGGTGAACAAAGGGTGGCCGATGGGGTTGCGTCTCGGCTTGCCCGACGCGGTCCGTGTGGCCCGAGGCGGAGCCGAGAGTTTAATCGAAAGCGCTGGCAGGGGCGTAGATTGTGGCGGTTTAGTGAGGAGAAATCGGGTTATCCGGGCCCGCCGGGGGAATCACTTGTCGCCCTGCGATGTGCCCCCTAAACTGGTGATTGCGGCAAGACGAAGGCCCCCGTAGCGGGCCAGTCACGCCTCTTCACCGATTGGCCTCCCCCGGACCCGTGCCGGGGCGATCACTGGGCGGTCATTAGATCGGCCCCACACCGGAACCGCCCCCGGACAACCCCGCCGGTAAACCCCGGCCCCGAAGGGACCCCCATGAGCACCGCCACGAAGGACCAAGCCTCGGCCGAAAAAGCCTCGGGCAACGCCCCTACCTCCAACGGAGCCTCCGTGACTTCATCCCAAGACCCCGTCGCCGACCTGTCCAATGAGCAGCTCCTGAAGATGCTCAGCGACATGATGCTCATCCGCCGCTTCGAAGAGCGCACCATGCAGGCCTACCAGCAGGCCAAGATCGGCGGCTTCTGCCACATCTACATCGGTCAGGAAGCCACCGCCGTCGGCTCGATCGGCGCCACCAACAACGACGACCCCATCGTCACCGCCTACCGCGACCACGGCCACGCCCTGGCCCGCGGCATGCACCCCAACGCCTGCATGGCGGAGATGTACGGCAAGGTCACCGGCTGTGCCAAGGGCAAGGGCGGCTCGATGCACATGTTCGACAAGCCCAACGCCATGTACGGCGGCCACGCCATCGTCGGCGGCCAGAACCCCCTCGGTGCCGGCCTCGGCTGGGCGATCCAATACAACGCCGAATCCAAGGTCGCCCTCTGCTACATGGGTGACGGGGCCCTGAACCAGGGCGCGACCCACGAGGCGATGAACCTCGCGTCGATCTACAACCTGCCGCTGATCTTCGTCCTCGAAAACAACGGCTACTCCATGGGCACCGACATCGCCCGCGGCACCGCCATGGCCCACGATCAGAAGTCCCGGGCCGAGGCCTACGGCCTGCGTTACTTCGAGTGCGACGGCCAAGACGTCCTCGACACCTACCGCACGTTCAAGGCCGCCGTCGACGGCGCCCGCAACGCCCGGCCGATCAACTACAACGAAGAGACCGGTAAACGCGAATCGATCCCGACCTACGACCGCGACGGCCGCACGCCCGGCCCCGCCTACGTCAACGTCAAGACGTACCGCTACCAAGGCCACTCGATGTCCGACCCGCAGAAATACCGCACCAAAGACGAGGTCGCGGACTTCAAGGAAGTCGACTGCATCAACCGCCTGGTCAACTGGATGATCGAGCACGACAAGGCCACGCAGGAAGAAATCACCGCGCTCGATAAGGCCGCCCAGCAAGCGAGCAAAGACGCGATCAAGTTCGCCGAGGAATCGCCGGACATGCCGATCGAAGAGCTGTACACGGATGTGTACGTGAACGTGTTTGGGCCGTACAAGAAGGGCGAAGCTCACCCTGACTTCCGATGAGTAAAGAGAAGCCTGGTAACCGAATAAATTCTCGTTTGAGATTCTTTTTGTTTGCTCTTGGGCTGGTTTTGCTAGGGATTTTGGCAGTTTTGATTTGGTATAGCGTCCTGTACTACTCAATCATCAAGACTTTTATTGAATCGTTTGGATGATGGCAGATGGCCGCTGACCAAGACGACAAAACATGGATCGTTGCCCTGGTCGTATTCGGCCTGATGGGTGTCGCCGCCCCGGTCATCGCCCTCGTTCTATTTTTCGTAATCGCCGCGATGAGTTGAATTGAAACGAAACCGCAGCCGACCGGCTGCCTGTAGGAAAAGAAGAGAAGAACCCCATGGTTGCAGCCGACCGAAAGATTCAATACCGCGAAGCCCTGCGTGAAGCGATGCAGGAAGAGATGCGTCTGGACGACCGCATCTTCCTGATGGGCGAAGAGGTCGCCGAGTACAACGGGGCCTACAAAGTCTCCGAAGGCATGCTCGACGAGTTCGGCCCCCGCCGGATCGTGGACTCGCCCATCTCCGAGACCGGCTTCGCGGGCTTGGGCATCGGTGCGGCGATGTACGGCCTCCGCCCGATCATCGAGTTCATGTCCTGGTCGTTCTGCCTCGTCAGTGCCGACCAGATCATCAACAACGCTCCGAAAATGCTGTACATGTCCGGCGGCCAGTTCGGCTGCCCGATCGTCTTCCGCGGCAACAACGGCGCGGGCGGACAGCTCGGCTCGACCCACTCCTGGTCGGTCGAATCGATGTTCTCCAGCGTGCCCGGCCTCAAGCTTGCCGTGCCCGCCACCCCGCGTGACGCCAAGGGCCTCTTGAAGGCCGGCATCCAGGACGAAGACCCGTTCTTCAACCTCGAATCCGAGCGGATGCTCGGCATGGGTGCCCGCGGCGACAAGGACTTCTCCCGCTACCTCCACGGCGGCCTCTGGGCCCCCCCAGAAAACGACGACAACTTCGTCATCCCGCTCGGCCAAGCCGAGGTGATGAAAGAAGGCGCCGACTGCACCGTCGTGTCCGCTGGCCGCCCGGTCCACTTCGCGCTGGAGGCCGCCGAGGCCCTCGAGAAGGAAGGCATCGACCTCGAGGTGATCAATCTCCGCACCTACCGCCCGCTGGACATCGACACGGTGGCCAAGTCGGTCCGCAAGACCAACTACTGCGTCGTGGTCGATCAGAGCTGGCCGTTCGCGTCGGTCGGCAGCGAAGTCGCCGCTCAGGTCTACGAGACCTGCTTCGACGACCTGGACAACACCGTGGCCCGCGTGTTCAACGACGACGTGCCGGCCCCGTACAACCGGGCGATGGAGCAGGAGATGCTGCCCAACGCCCGCAAGATCGCCGAGGCGGTCCGTCAGACGACCTACAACGCCTGATTTCAGCCCAATCCCGCTTTCCCAGACCCCGCTTTTGGCGGGGTTTTTTTATGCGCATGTGAACCTGGGTAACGCGGTGATGTGAATCTGGGTGGTTTTTAGCAGTTGGGGTAGCCCCTAACTGGCTCGGTGTCGGGTGAACCCTGAAAAATTTGCGGATGGCTTGCCTCGCGGTGGATTTGTGGCTCACTTCCCTTGAACGAAACGCACCCCGGAGTCAGGGGCACACGGGCCACGGCCGGCCCAGGTTCCGTTCGACATTCCGCACCTGCCGCAGACCACCAAGGATTCTCGGCCAGGCCAGTCGCATCAGGAAAGGTCTCCAACATGACGAACATCGCCTCCACCAACCTCACCAAACTTCTCGCCGCGACCGCGGTGCTGGCCGCCATCCTCTTCACCGTCGGCCAAGCCGAAGCGGGCACCCAGATGCCCTACTGGAAGAAGATGCAGCTTCAGAGCCAATACACCACCCCGCCCGCCTCCACCAACGACCCCATCGTTCTGGTGAAGGAAACCGAGCCCCAAGACAACGGCGACAACGAGCGTGTCGGCGACAACAACTGGCCCGGCGACATGGGTGGCGGCGGCGACAACGGCGGTAAGCCCTCGGCCGTCCCGACCCCCTCGGCCGTCCTCGGCGGCATCGCGATGCTCGGCCTGATCGCCGGCCGTCGCCAACGCCGCGACGAAGACGCCTGATCCCAAGCGAGTTCGACTCGCGGACAACCTGCCCCTGACCCGAAGCCCCCGGCGTTATTTTGAGCCGGGGGTTTTTTCATGCGCTGTTCAGTAGGTCAGGCATGCTTGCCTGACGCGGTTCTCTGTGTTCGGCGTCAGGCAAGCGTGCATGATCTACGAAACAGCCGTTCCTCCGGGTTTATGTGGTCCCGCTGAGACAAGCCCCCGCGACTGCGATACCATGCAGGGCCGCACCGCGACGCCTGTCAACGCTCGCAACCCCGCTCCCGGGGCACGGTGCGCTACCCCTCACCTCGCAACGGAGACCCGCCATGCCCATCGAAATCACCATGCCCCGCCTGTCCGACACCATGGAAGAAGGCACGCTGATCAAATGGCGGGTCGCTGAGGGCGACAAGGTCGCTTCGGGTGATCACCTGGCCGACGTCGAAACCGACAAGGCCACCATGGAACTCCAGGCGTTCGACGACGGCACCGTCGCCCAGGTCTCGGTCGGCGAAGGCGACACCGTGCCCGTGGGTGCCCGCATCCTCGTGCTCGCGGAAGACGGCGAGTCGGCCGAGGACGCCGTGAGCAACGCCGGCGACGCCTCGTCCAACGGCAGCGCCCCCGCACCCGAAGCCCCCAAAGAAGAAGCAGCGTCTGAACCCGCTCCCGCGGCTCCGGTCGCCGCCGCACCGAGTGGCGGCAAGATCCGCGTCTCGCCCTTGGCCCGCAAGCTCGCCGAGGAGTACGGCGTCGACCTCGCCACCGTCACCGGCACCGGCCCCGACGGCCGCATCATCAAGCGTGACGTCCTCGCCGCGGCTCAGGGCGGTGGTGCCGCACCGGCCGCCGCGCCTTCGACGCCCGCCCCCGCACCGGCCGCGCCCGTCGCCCCCATGGGCCTCGAAGCCAAGACCATCTCCCTGACGGGGATGCGCAAGACCATCGCCAAGCGTCTGGTCGAGTCCAAGACCACCGTGCCGCACTTCCAGGTCAGCGTGGCCGTGAACATGGACCCGCTGATGGAGCTCCGAAAGACCATCAACGGCCAGCTCGAGTCGCAGGGCATCAAGCTGTCCATCAACGACTTCGTCACCCGGGCCGTGGCCCTGGCCTGCGTCGAACACCCCGCGGTCAACAGCTCGTGGAACGGCGACAGCATCATCCAGCACGGCAGCGTCAACGTCGGCGTCGCCATCAGCCTGCCCGAAGAAAAGGGCGGCGGCCTG
Protein-coding regions in this window:
- a CDS encoding Trm112 family protein, whose product is MTENNPSEHPAEPAAPEAVPDSLLDLLVCPLTRSPLRKEGDWLVATSPIDTGLRYPIRNGIPVLLADEATLPDGVASLEEFKTRYADAIPG
- a CDS encoding PHP domain-containing protein, encoding MTTSIDQFCDLHMHSTASDGTDAPEALPRLCKAAGLSGFALTDHDTTAGVAACAAAAKKLKITFVPGIELSANPDLDETGQPVGSLHLLGHHIDPDHEHLAEISKRLGRARAERNPMIIEKLNGLGVSITYDEVIELAEAGASQEGAAASAPAIVGRPHIGQVLVNKGYVKSIHEAFARYIGSNGAAYARRDLLSAAEAIEAIHAAGGLVTLAHPVHLEAADAEELEHTVARLVDLGLDGIETRHSDHTPGDVKRFERLAERFRLLTTGGSDYHGSRKSIALGSQKVPMAVCDRLTQAVRG
- a CDS encoding cytidylate kinase-like family protein — its product is MVDRLGPIMSYLRKQTDTPRRPTPCGGHDTELPFFTVSRQAGAGGEPLAHRLAERLNLFDLSDRPWSTFDRELVERVASDHNLSAELIDTIGMGGRNWLEDMFETMTTRPLMRPGELELYRSVAETVMALAEAGRVVLVGQGAAFITQQRTGGIHVRLVAPLSHRIETTAWARQLTRREALEYIRRTERRREAFFRRFWPDQSLTAESFTVTFNTAHSTTDQQVDALIAMLPQYAPQRILDTVELHESR
- a CDS encoding BamA/OMP85 family outer membrane protein, translating into MVLVASPAFAQGLEFDGRPIRSITLDGLEQIESRFVENQLRSQVGQPYNKFTVEQDVVRITNLGFFSLVTARAESLDDGGINLIFDLDELPILTSVEIRGARALAVTELLPLVQLRAGDAIDPFIIDRAKRAILAAYETEGYFVTDVSIDQDALDNDRRLIFIVREGPRIRIRQIRFEGNQILSNDELRKQISASTWFPVFGEKHVVNREELKLDAARLRDYYQQRGYLEAEVDRQITVSDNQRDAIVTFLVTEGPRWTVGEVRVEGHRGQPLLFSAEQIVRHMELQPGEIYSSQQLERSATNITNLYGKLGYLNTRLVRRNTNDARASGIDRQFNPETNTVDLLVTIDEGTPSTVGKVTVRGNTLTRTKVILRELRGITPGRPFDRQGLNDTRRRLNETPLFSNAVVTVLGDPTDDQRDVLVEVNERNTGSISFGATISSDDGLLGAIDITQRNFDITDVPESLDDFLANRAFRGGGQTFNLTLQPGSDNSRYSIGLSDPFFYDTNYFFDTEAFFSDSDRDRDFDERRSGGRIGLGKRFGDIWSASVRLRAENVRITDIEDEGALDVFAVEGTNLVTGASLRIRRSTTDSALTPSVGSRTTLTVEQVGALGGDFNFTKANVSYDKFWTVAQDFLDRKSVLRFRIDGGYIFDEGEAPLFERFYAGGHSTFRGFENRGMGPRGIRADTLTLGEDAVGGEFLLLTGLQYEFPIADQYLRGVVFTDQGTLTSDNDINLDQWRVSVGAGIRLNVAFLSQAPFAIDFAIPLVSEDFDEERSVSFAIDIPFQ
- a CDS encoding thiamine pyrophosphate-dependent enzyme, encoding MSTATKDQASAEKASGNAPTSNGASVTSSQDPVADLSNEQLLKMLSDMMLIRRFEERTMQAYQQAKIGGFCHIYIGQEATAVGSIGATNNDDPIVTAYRDHGHALARGMHPNACMAEMYGKVTGCAKGKGGSMHMFDKPNAMYGGHAIVGGQNPLGAGLGWAIQYNAESKVALCYMGDGALNQGATHEAMNLASIYNLPLIFVLENNGYSMGTDIARGTAMAHDQKSRAEAYGLRYFECDGQDVLDTYRTFKAAVDGARNARPINYNEETGKRESIPTYDRDGRTPGPAYVNVKTYRYQGHSMSDPQKYRTKDEVADFKEVDCINRLVNWMIEHDKATQEEITALDKAAQQASKDAIKFAEESPDMPIEELYTDVYVNVFGPYKKGEAHPDFR
- a CDS encoding alpha-ketoacid dehydrogenase subunit beta; the protein is MVAADRKIQYREALREAMQEEMRLDDRIFLMGEEVAEYNGAYKVSEGMLDEFGPRRIVDSPISETGFAGLGIGAAMYGLRPIIEFMSWSFCLVSADQIINNAPKMLYMSGGQFGCPIVFRGNNGAGGQLGSTHSWSVESMFSSVPGLKLAVPATPRDAKGLLKAGIQDEDPFFNLESERMLGMGARGDKDFSRYLHGGLWAPPENDDNFVIPLGQAEVMKEGADCTVVSAGRPVHFALEAAEALEKEGIDLEVINLRTYRPLDIDTVAKSVRKTNYCVVVDQSWPFASVGSEVAAQVYETCFDDLDNTVARVFNDDVPAPYNRAMEQEMLPNARKIAEAVRQTTYNA
- a CDS encoding dihydrolipoamide acetyltransferase family protein gives rise to the protein MPIEITMPRLSDTMEEGTLIKWRVAEGDKVASGDHLADVETDKATMELQAFDDGTVAQVSVGEGDTVPVGARILVLAEDGESAEDAVSNAGDASSNGSAPAPEAPKEEAASEPAPAAPVAAAPSGGKIRVSPLARKLAEEYGVDLATVTGTGPDGRIIKRDVLAAAQGGGAAPAAAPSTPAPAPAAPVAPMGLEAKTISLTGMRKTIAKRLVESKTTVPHFQVSVAVNMDPLMELRKTINGQLESQGIKLSINDFVTRAVALACVEHPAVNSSWNGDSIIQHGSVNVGVAISLPEEKGGGLLVATIRDTHAKGLRQISADVKQLAKNARSEKGLTVQEMSDSTITISNLGMPQYGVTQFTAIVNPPNAAIIAVGAAIQKPVVRNGEIVVGTEMNVTLSGDHRTIDGAVGAEYLATLKRYLENPASLLV